A region from the Halosolutus gelatinilyticus genome encodes:
- a CDS encoding DMT family transporter, translating to MRYGTAGLFVLLAAIWGLSFVAARAALPHIPPVPLAALRFDIVAVATLAYAIATTDRWYPETIGEWRVVVLGGTLFVAVHHALLFAGQQYVTSAVASVVMSLDPVLAAGFAWPLLADERLDRVGALGLCLGLLGVVIVANPTLAGTGTGTLYGVLLVFLSAAAFALGAVLTRRYRTALPVRSMQAWMMLVGAPLLHLAAIALPLPGFAAIEWTRSALFGLAYLALVAGVVGYLLYFELLDRIGAVEINLIGYAAPVFAAIGGWAVLGEPVAARTVAGFGVIVCGFVLVKRDAIRTELARRGSPATETGDSNRRDGR from the coding sequence ATGCGATACGGTACCGCGGGCCTGTTCGTCCTGCTCGCAGCCATCTGGGGGTTGTCGTTCGTCGCCGCGCGGGCCGCGTTGCCGCATATCCCGCCCGTCCCGCTTGCGGCCCTTCGGTTCGATATCGTAGCCGTCGCCACGCTCGCGTACGCGATCGCCACCACCGATCGGTGGTACCCCGAAACGATCGGCGAGTGGCGCGTCGTCGTCCTCGGGGGGACGCTGTTCGTCGCCGTCCACCACGCGCTGCTGTTCGCGGGCCAGCAGTACGTCACGAGCGCCGTCGCGAGCGTCGTCATGAGTCTCGATCCGGTGCTCGCCGCCGGGTTCGCGTGGCCGTTGCTCGCGGACGAGCGACTCGATCGGGTCGGTGCACTCGGCCTCTGTCTGGGGCTGCTCGGCGTCGTGATCGTCGCGAATCCGACGCTCGCCGGAACGGGAACGGGGACGCTGTACGGCGTCCTGCTCGTTTTCCTGTCGGCCGCCGCGTTCGCTCTCGGGGCGGTTCTGACGCGCCGCTATCGCACCGCTCTCCCCGTGCGATCGATGCAGGCGTGGATGATGCTCGTCGGGGCGCCGCTGTTGCACCTCGCGGCGATCGCGCTCCCGCTCCCCGGGTTCGCGGCGATCGAGTGGACGAGATCGGCGCTCTTCGGTCTCGCGTACCTGGCCCTCGTCGCCGGCGTCGTCGGCTACTTGCTCTACTTCGAACTTCTGGACCGGATCGGCGCGGTCGAGATCAACCTGATCGGGTACGCCGCGCCGGTCTTCGCCGCGATCGGCGGCTGGGCGGTCCTCGGCGAACCGGTCGCGGCGCGCACCGTCGCCGGCTTCGGCGTCATCGTCTGCGGGTTCGTCCTGGTCAAGCGCGACGCGATTCGTACCGAGCTCGCACGACGCGGCTCCCCCGCGACCGAAACCGGCGACTCGAACCGACGAGACGGACGATAG
- the hemB gene encoding porphobilinogen synthase: MDLTHRPRRLRRDRVRGLVSETRLAPSDFIAPVFVDATTEERVPIESMPGHERVPIADSVTRVEEVLETGVEAVMLFGIPESKDPDGTRAWAEDGVIQEATRRITAETDAYVITDVCLCEYTDHGHCGPLEEELRGPDVDEGGSTCEATLTVDNDATLATLEKIAVSHAEAGADMVAPSGMMDGMVAAIRTGLDDAGYEHVPIMSYAAKYESAFYGPFRDAADGAPAFGNRRHYQMDPANAREALREVRLDVDQGADVLMVKPALPYLDIVSAVRREFDHPVAAYNVSGEYAMLHAAAEKGWLDLEAVAIESLLSIKRAGADLILTYFAEDVAQRLSADR; encoded by the coding sequence ATGGACCTCACTCACCGCCCCCGGCGGCTCCGACGCGACCGCGTCCGGGGACTCGTCAGCGAGACCCGCCTCGCGCCGTCGGACTTCATCGCGCCGGTGTTCGTCGACGCGACGACCGAGGAGCGCGTCCCGATCGAGTCGATGCCGGGCCACGAGCGGGTGCCGATCGCGGACAGCGTTACCCGGGTCGAGGAAGTGCTGGAAACGGGCGTCGAAGCGGTGATGCTGTTCGGCATCCCGGAGTCGAAAGACCCCGATGGAACGCGCGCCTGGGCCGAGGACGGCGTCATCCAGGAGGCGACGCGGCGGATCACGGCGGAGACGGACGCCTACGTCATCACCGACGTCTGTCTCTGTGAGTATACGGATCACGGCCACTGCGGGCCGCTCGAGGAGGAACTTCGAGGGCCAGACGTCGACGAGGGTGGCTCCACCTGTGAGGCGACGCTGACCGTCGACAACGACGCGACCCTCGCGACCCTCGAGAAGATCGCCGTCTCGCACGCCGAGGCCGGCGCCGACATGGTCGCTCCGAGCGGCATGATGGACGGGATGGTCGCCGCGATCCGAACCGGCCTCGACGACGCCGGCTACGAACACGTCCCGATCATGAGCTACGCGGCAAAGTACGAGAGCGCCTTCTACGGGCCGTTCCGGGACGCGGCGGACGGTGCGCCCGCCTTCGGCAACCGACGTCACTACCAGATGGACCCCGCGAACGCCCGCGAGGCGCTTCGCGAAGTCCGCCTTGACGTCGATCAGGGCGCGGACGTGCTGATGGTCAAACCTGCGCTCCCCTACCTCGACATCGTCTCGGCCGTTCGCAGGGAGTTCGATCACCCCGTCGCGGCGTACAACGTCTCCGGCGAGTACGCCATGCTCCACGCCGCCGCCGAGAAGGGCTGGCTCGATCTGGAAGCAGTGGCGATCGAGTCGCTGCTGTCGATCAAGCGCGCCGGCGCCGATCTGATCCTGACCTACTTCGCCGAGGACGTCGCCCAACGGCTGTCCGCGGACCGGTAG
- a CDS encoding asparaginase — MPQVRIVSTGGTIASTADGESEGKTPSVTGEDLVDAVPELADHATIEVDEVCRVSGFQMDFENAARIVDAAERAADDGADGVVVTHGTDTMAESAYYLALVLEAELPVVFTGAQRSFDQLGTDGPANLLAAVRAAADDRFRDAGGSYLAFNDAVHAARGVVKSHTSKLETFRSPDRGPVAELAPDGFRFLREPGRDADPIPDWFPGARIDPGVRVELVTNAMGVDGRQVDRALDAGVDGVIVAGTGLGNATAELGAAIESVVDAGVPVVLTSRCHAGTTAGVYGGPGGAKTLLEAGAIAGGDLPPWKARLRAALALSTGDGDRGAVDRVRKVFEGIDSVI, encoded by the coding sequence ATGCCACAGGTTCGAATCGTTAGCACCGGAGGAACGATCGCGAGCACCGCCGACGGCGAGAGCGAGGGGAAAACGCCCTCTGTCACGGGCGAAGATCTCGTCGATGCGGTGCCGGAACTCGCCGATCACGCGACGATCGAGGTCGACGAGGTGTGCCGGGTTTCGGGCTTCCAGATGGATTTCGAAAACGCCGCTCGGATCGTCGACGCCGCCGAGCGCGCCGCGGACGACGGTGCGGACGGCGTCGTCGTCACCCACGGGACCGATACGATGGCCGAGTCGGCCTACTACCTCGCGCTCGTCCTCGAGGCGGAGCTCCCGGTCGTCTTCACCGGCGCGCAGCGATCGTTCGACCAGCTCGGAACCGACGGGCCGGCGAACCTGCTCGCCGCGGTCCGCGCCGCGGCCGACGATCGGTTCCGGGACGCCGGGGGGAGCTACCTCGCGTTCAACGACGCCGTCCACGCCGCACGCGGGGTGGTGAAGTCGCACACGAGCAAGCTCGAGACGTTCCGCTCGCCCGATCGGGGACCGGTCGCGGAACTCGCTCCCGACGGGTTTCGATTCCTCCGCGAACCGGGCCGGGACGCCGATCCGATCCCGGACTGGTTCCCGGGTGCTCGGATCGACCCAGGCGTTCGAGTGGAACTCGTCACGAACGCGATGGGCGTCGACGGTCGACAGGTCGATCGCGCGCTCGACGCTGGCGTCGACGGCGTCATCGTAGCGGGAACGGGGCTCGGCAATGCGACCGCCGAACTCGGTGCCGCGATCGAGAGCGTCGTCGACGCCGGCGTCCCCGTCGTGCTCACGTCGCGCTGTCACGCCGGCACGACGGCCGGGGTGTACGGCGGCCCCGGCGGCGCGAAAACGCTGCTCGAGGCAGGTGCGATCGCCGGCGGCGATCTCCCGCCGTGGAAGGCCCGCCTCAGGGCGGCCCTGGCGCTCTCGACGGGAGACGGCGATCGCGGCGCCGTCGATCGGGTTCGGAAAGTGTTCGAGGGGATCGACTCCGTCATCTGA
- the hemC gene encoding hydroxymethylbilane synthase, translating to MRTRGTLRLATRGSALARRQAALVKEALEDRRYEVELVTVETTGDQIRDELIHRLGKTGAFVRELDERVLDGDVDGAIHSMKDMPTEQPRELVTAAVPERGRPGDVLVTPDGTTLEDLPEGATVGTSSLRRRAQLLSERPDLEVEPLRGNVDTRLEKLLAPALQAEHQERSEADKERKGNAGREAQSASDSASGQSPRADEDFEPEYDRTVDEWFDGLSELEKQALGREVETEYDAIVLAQAGLERSGLAHYVDPQELPVQTFVPAPGQGALAVTATDGETAREIQSVIDHPRSRVETTVERTLLAELGGGCIAPIGIYAVVQGEYVHATVQAFDRDGEESVQASRDLPIETHADAAREFAADLADRGAADLIERAREEAEDEDEEVGPGGPVGGEVDEA from the coding sequence ATGAGAACGCGCGGGACGTTGCGACTGGCGACACGGGGGTCCGCACTCGCCCGACGGCAGGCCGCACTCGTGAAGGAGGCCCTGGAGGACCGGCGCTACGAGGTCGAACTCGTGACCGTCGAGACGACGGGCGACCAGATCAGAGACGAGTTGATCCACCGTCTCGGCAAGACCGGGGCATTCGTCCGTGAACTCGACGAACGCGTCCTCGACGGGGACGTCGACGGAGCGATCCACTCGATGAAAGATATGCCGACCGAACAGCCGCGGGAACTCGTGACCGCCGCGGTCCCGGAGCGGGGACGGCCCGGGGACGTGCTCGTCACGCCCGACGGGACGACGCTCGAAGACCTTCCGGAGGGTGCTACCGTCGGCACCTCCAGTCTGCGGCGTCGCGCCCAATTGCTCTCCGAGCGCCCGGACCTCGAGGTCGAACCGCTCCGCGGGAACGTCGATACCCGTCTGGAGAAACTGCTCGCTCCCGCGCTGCAGGCGGAACACCAGGAGCGGAGCGAGGCCGACAAAGAGCGGAAAGGGAACGCCGGCCGCGAGGCGCAAAGCGCCTCGGATAGTGCGAGCGGGCAAAGCCCGCGAGCAGACGAGGACTTCGAACCCGAGTACGATCGCACCGTCGACGAGTGGTTCGACGGCCTCTCGGAGCTCGAAAAGCAGGCGCTCGGCCGCGAGGTCGAGACCGAGTACGACGCGATCGTGCTCGCGCAGGCGGGCCTCGAACGCAGCGGCCTCGCTCACTACGTCGACCCTCAAGAGCTGCCCGTCCAGACGTTCGTCCCCGCGCCGGGACAGGGGGCGCTCGCGGTGACCGCGACGGACGGCGAAACCGCCCGCGAAATCCAGTCCGTAATCGACCACCCGCGGAGCCGCGTCGAGACGACGGTCGAGCGCACCCTCCTCGCGGAACTCGGCGGCGGCTGTATCGCCCCGATCGGCATCTACGCCGTCGTCCAGGGCGAGTACGTCCACGCCACCGTCCAGGCGTTCGATCGCGACGGCGAGGAATCGGTCCAGGCGAGTCGCGACCTGCCGATCGAGACCCACGCCGACGCCGCCCGCGAGTTCGCCGCCGATCTGGCCGATCGCGGGGCCGCCGACCTGATCGAGCGCGCCCGCGAGGAGGCCGAAGACGAGGACGAGGAGGTCGGCCCCGGCGGCCCCGTCGGAGGGGAAGTCGATGAAGCGTGA
- a CDS encoding group I truncated hemoglobin, whose protein sequence is MSETLYDRLGGEDAIAAVVDRFYGRLLEDDRVAHFFEDLDMQDQRAHQTQFLSSVADGPVEYSGADMESAHEHLEITPSDFDVIATHLEETLVEFDVDEADRAAVMEAVAGYEDDIVTAAD, encoded by the coding sequence ATGAGCGAAACGCTCTACGATCGGCTCGGCGGCGAGGACGCCATCGCCGCGGTCGTCGATCGATTCTACGGCCGGCTGCTCGAAGACGACCGGGTCGCCCACTTCTTCGAGGACCTCGACATGCAGGACCAGCGCGCCCACCAGACCCAGTTCCTCAGTTCGGTCGCGGACGGCCCGGTCGAGTACTCGGGCGCCGACATGGAGTCGGCCCACGAGCACCTCGAGATCACCCCGTCGGACTTCGACGTGATCGCGACCCACCTCGAGGAGACGCTCGTCGAGTTCGACGTCGACGAGGCCGATCGGGCGGCCGTGATGGAGGCGGTCGCCGGATACGAAGACGACATCGTCACCGCGGCCGACTGA
- the hemL gene encoding glutamate-1-semialdehyde 2,1-aminomutase — protein MNDENSRDLYDRALSVLPGGVNSAVRAAIEPYPFFVRKGDGGHVIDADGNRYVDWVMGLGPLLLGHDLPEPVGAAIQRKASEGPMYGTPTEIEVDLAEFVVRHVPSVEKIRFVNSGTEATVSAVRLARGYTGRNKIVVMQGGYHGAQESTLVEGDAENPTPSSAGIPQSFAEHTLPVPFNDETAIREVFEEHGDDVAAVLTEPILGNYGIVYPEDGYHEFLREITEEHGSLLIFDEVITGFRVGGLGCAQSEFGVTPDLTTFGKIVGGGFPVGAIGGRAEIVEQFAPSGDVFQAGTFSGHPVTMAAGLETLQFAAENDVYDHVDGLGDDLRRGLTEIVADQAPSYTVTGTASMFKVIFTREGPGPGSLDEQCEAGCRQNPTCPRYDYCPKNGADVKNAETDRWRRVFWGKMRERGIFLSQNQFECQFVSYAHTEEDVEQTLEAYKEAL, from the coding sequence ATGAACGACGAGAACTCGCGCGACCTCTACGATCGGGCGCTGTCGGTGCTCCCCGGCGGCGTCAACTCCGCGGTGCGCGCGGCGATCGAACCGTATCCCTTCTTCGTGCGGAAGGGCGACGGCGGCCACGTCATCGACGCCGACGGGAACCGGTACGTCGACTGGGTGATGGGACTCGGGCCGCTGCTGCTGGGCCACGACCTGCCGGAGCCGGTCGGGGCGGCGATCCAGCGGAAGGCGAGCGAGGGGCCGATGTACGGGACGCCGACCGAGATCGAGGTCGACCTCGCGGAGTTCGTCGTCCGCCACGTGCCGAGCGTCGAGAAGATCCGGTTCGTCAACTCGGGGACGGAGGCGACCGTCTCCGCCGTGCGACTCGCCCGCGGGTACACGGGTCGGAACAAGATCGTCGTCATGCAGGGCGGCTACCACGGCGCCCAGGAGTCGACGCTGGTCGAGGGCGACGCCGAGAACCCGACACCCTCGTCCGCCGGCATCCCGCAGTCGTTCGCCGAGCACACCCTCCCGGTGCCGTTCAACGACGAGACGGCGATCCGGGAGGTGTTCGAGGAGCACGGGGACGACGTCGCGGCCGTCCTCACCGAACCCATCCTGGGGAACTACGGCATCGTCTACCCGGAGGACGGCTACCACGAGTTCCTCCGCGAGATCACCGAGGAACACGGCTCGCTGCTGATCTTCGACGAGGTCATCACGGGCTTCCGCGTCGGCGGCCTGGGCTGCGCCCAGAGCGAGTTCGGCGTCACGCCCGACCTGACGACGTTCGGCAAGATCGTCGGCGGCGGCTTCCCGGTCGGCGCGATCGGCGGCCGCGCCGAGATCGTCGAACAGTTCGCGCCCTCGGGCGACGTCTTCCAGGCCGGCACCTTCTCCGGTCATCCCGTCACGATGGCCGCGGGCCTCGAAACGCTGCAGTTCGCCGCCGAGAACGACGTCTACGATCACGTCGACGGCCTCGGCGACGACCTCCGGCGCGGGCTGACCGAGATCGTCGCCGACCAGGCGCCGAGTTACACCGTCACCGGAACGGCGAGCATGTTCAAGGTGATCTTCACCCGCGAAGGACCGGGGCCCGGATCGCTGGACGAACAGTGCGAAGCGGGGTGTCGGCAGAACCCGACCTGTCCGCGCTACGACTACTGCCCGAAGAACGGCGCCGACGTGAAAAACGCCGAGACCGATCGCTGGCGCCGCGTCTTCTGGGGGAAGATGCGCGAGCGGGGGATCTTCCTCTCGCAGAACCAGTTCGAGTGCCAGTTCGTCAGCTACGCCCACACCGAGGAGGACGTCGAGCAGACGCTCGAAGCGTACAAAGAGGCGCTATAG
- a CDS encoding MFS transporter has translation MRWRYRETVLTLCTLAFFATMVARLAISPVVPLITEEFDVSNSVIGVALTGMWMAYFAAQFPSGVLADRIGERPVILVAVGGTAIASLLLARAPAFALFVVGTIALGAVAGLHYSVATTLLTRTYEDIGTAIGIHNSGGPAAGLIAPPIAAWIGVEYGWRPAVAIGTAIAIPVFVLFAWRVRPTEPRQPGRSMRERLFALEPLVELLSRPRIAFPVCLAILGAFVWQATSSFLPTFLIEHREQSTELAGTVFASYFVVQAITQVGVGAVSDRYGRDLATAGCMVLAAAGFVLLVAVPGWLALGAAVLLIGTGLGWGAALLPRFMDVLSESERGAGFGLVRSVYGFIGALGSVVTGVVADAFGWGIAFSLLAVLLALVFCALVVNRTLSLGY, from the coding sequence ATGCGCTGGCGATACCGAGAGACCGTCCTGACGCTGTGTACGCTCGCGTTCTTCGCGACGATGGTCGCCCGCCTGGCGATCAGCCCCGTCGTGCCGCTGATCACCGAGGAGTTCGACGTCTCGAACTCGGTGATCGGCGTCGCGCTGACGGGAATGTGGATGGCCTACTTCGCCGCCCAGTTCCCGAGCGGCGTCCTCGCCGATCGGATCGGCGAGCGACCCGTGATCCTCGTCGCCGTCGGGGGAACGGCGATCGCGAGTCTCCTGCTCGCGCGAGCGCCGGCGTTCGCGCTGTTCGTCGTCGGGACGATCGCGCTCGGCGCGGTCGCCGGCCTCCACTACAGCGTCGCCACCACGCTGCTGACCCGGACCTACGAGGACATCGGCACCGCGATCGGCATCCACAACAGCGGCGGCCCCGCGGCCGGGTTGATCGCCCCGCCGATCGCCGCCTGGATCGGCGTCGAGTACGGCTGGCGGCCCGCGGTCGCGATCGGCACCGCGATCGCGATCCCCGTCTTCGTGCTGTTCGCCTGGCGCGTCCGCCCGACGGAACCGCGCCAGCCCGGCCGATCGATGCGCGAGCGGCTGTTCGCGCTGGAGCCGCTGGTCGAGTTGCTCTCGCGACCGCGGATCGCCTTTCCCGTCTGCCTGGCGATCCTTGGGGCGTTCGTCTGGCAAGCGACGTCCTCGTTTCTCCCGACGTTCCTCATCGAGCACCGGGAACAGTCGACCGAACTCGCTGGGACGGTCTTCGCGAGCTACTTCGTCGTGCAGGCGATCACGCAGGTCGGCGTGGGCGCGGTCTCCGATCGGTACGGCCGCGACCTCGCGACGGCCGGCTGTATGGTCCTCGCGGCGGCCGGCTTCGTCCTCCTCGTGGCCGTTCCGGGATGGCTCGCGCTCGGCGCAGCGGTCCTCCTGATCGGGACCGGTCTCGGCTGGGGCGCGGCCCTGTTACCGCGGTTCATGGACGTTCTCTCCGAGTCCGAACGCGGCGCCGGATTCGGCCTCGTCAGGAGCGTCTACGGCTTCATCGGCGCGCTCGGCTCGGTCGTCACCGGCGTCGTCGCGGACGCCTTCGGCTGGGGGATCGCCTTCTCCCTGCTGGCGGTGCTGCTCGCGCTCGTCTTCTGCGCGCTCGTCGTCAACCGGACGCTGTCGCTCGGCTACTGA
- a CDS encoding CPBP family intramembrane glutamic endopeptidase, whose translation MFILPNLFFGITKLNGGLVGVNLFVIALFQFVTVCALLYVSLGRLGRDFRSIGLTPNDWKRDGLLGLLVGLSWAAVQFGWIIPSTGGAERADVAQMVTMMDGTVLGLAAFIALGVIGGGITEELYNRGYFISVLRDTFENPRIGLWVAGILSILFFALGHLPTNTVEWIDILVPTIAYTALFVYTGRLTPSIVAHGCYNATAILLTYWLYYG comes from the coding sequence TTGTTCATCCTCCCGAACCTGTTCTTCGGGATCACCAAACTCAACGGCGGTCTCGTCGGTGTGAACCTGTTCGTTATCGCGCTCTTTCAGTTCGTCACGGTCTGCGCACTGCTCTACGTTTCCCTCGGGCGGCTGGGACGGGATTTCCGGTCTATCGGCCTCACCCCGAACGACTGGAAGCGAGACGGCCTGCTGGGGCTGCTGGTAGGGTTAAGCTGGGCTGCGGTACAGTTCGGCTGGATAATTCCCAGTACCGGCGGCGCCGAACGGGCGGACGTGGCGCAAATGGTGACGATGATGGATGGGACGGTGTTGGGCCTCGCGGCCTTCATCGCGCTGGGAGTGATCGGCGGCGGGATCACCGAAGAACTCTACAACAGGGGCTATTTTATCTCGGTCCTCAGGGATACCTTCGAAAATCCTCGTATAGGGCTGTGGGTGGCCGGAATCCTGTCCATCCTCTTTTTCGCTCTCGGCCATCTCCCGACGAACACTGTGGAGTGGATCGATATTCTCGTCCCTACGATCGCGTACACAGCCCTGTTCGTGTACACCGGTCGCCTGACTCCGTCGATCGTCGCACACGGTTGTTACAACGCGACGGCTATCCTGTTGACCTACTGGCTCTACTACGGCTGA
- a CDS encoding ammonium transporter, translating into MEPTLLQSDVGALMETINYTWILVVTFLIFFMHAGFAMLEAGQVRSKNVANQLTKNLLTWSVGVTVFFLIGIGVETAVAGGGFEPAFVGDATSWIDWLYGAVFAMTAATIVSGAVAGRAKLRAYVTYTFLLAAVIYPVVTGITWAGGYIETITGTPFADFAGGMIVHGMGGIAGLTAAWVLGPRMDRYNDDDGTVNVIPGHSLTFAVLGTLILAFGWYGFNVGTSAIFAEGAFLGDQLGRVAMTTTIAMACGAMAAGLVAWLKTGKVDTLYVANGLLAGLVGITAIPDTTAWWGAFVVGGLAGAQLPIVFEFVEQRLKIDDVCAVFPVHGSAGVLGTLLFPFVAAPGVVDSVVDAFLAQLFGVVVIGAWTAGATAAIWYAFKAMGQARVTPEHERDGLDVSEHGVDTYPEFGQPDVATDGGPTGAGDAIRTDGGEPSDARRSSSGLRSDGGKPNGGQIKMVTAIVRPDRLGAVKQALAEAGAPSLTVTNVSGRGSQPAKTGQWRGEEYTVDLHQKVKIECVVADIPAEDVVDAISEGARTGDPGDGKIFVTPVEDAYQIRTGKTGSDAV; encoded by the coding sequence ATGGAACCGACGCTCCTCCAGAGCGACGTCGGGGCGCTGATGGAGACGATCAACTACACGTGGATCTTGGTGGTCACGTTCCTGATCTTCTTCATGCACGCCGGCTTCGCCATGCTCGAGGCGGGGCAGGTACGCTCGAAGAACGTGGCGAACCAGCTAACGAAGAACCTGCTGACCTGGAGCGTCGGCGTGACGGTATTCTTCCTGATCGGGATCGGCGTCGAAACCGCCGTCGCCGGCGGCGGCTTCGAACCAGCGTTCGTCGGCGACGCGACCAGCTGGATCGACTGGCTCTACGGTGCCGTCTTCGCCATGACCGCGGCGACGATCGTCTCGGGAGCCGTCGCCGGCCGCGCGAAGCTCCGCGCGTACGTGACCTACACCTTCCTGCTGGCAGCGGTCATCTACCCGGTCGTTACCGGCATCACGTGGGCCGGCGGCTACATCGAGACGATCACCGGAACGCCCTTCGCCGACTTCGCGGGCGGGATGATCGTCCACGGCATGGGCGGTATCGCCGGCCTCACCGCGGCGTGGGTGCTCGGCCCGCGCATGGATCGGTACAACGACGACGACGGCACCGTGAACGTCATCCCCGGTCACTCGCTGACCTTCGCCGTGCTCGGGACGCTGATCCTGGCGTTCGGCTGGTACGGCTTCAACGTCGGTACCTCCGCCATCTTCGCCGAGGGCGCCTTCCTCGGTGACCAGCTCGGACGCGTCGCCATGACCACGACGATCGCGATGGCCTGCGGCGCGATGGCCGCCGGCCTCGTCGCCTGGCTCAAGACGGGCAAGGTCGACACCCTCTACGTCGCGAACGGCCTGCTGGCCGGCCTCGTCGGCATCACCGCGATCCCCGACACCACCGCGTGGTGGGGCGCGTTCGTCGTCGGCGGCCTCGCCGGCGCGCAACTGCCGATCGTCTTCGAGTTCGTCGAGCAGCGCCTGAAGATCGACGACGTCTGTGCGGTCTTCCCCGTCCACGGCTCCGCGGGCGTCCTCGGGACGCTCCTGTTCCCGTTCGTGGCGGCCCCGGGCGTCGTCGACAGCGTCGTCGACGCCTTCCTCGCCCAGTTGTTCGGGGTCGTCGTCATCGGCGCCTGGACCGCCGGCGCGACCGCCGCCATCTGGTACGCGTTCAAGGCGATGGGCCAGGCCCGGGTCACCCCCGAGCACGAACGCGACGGCCTCGACGTCTCCGAACACGGCGTCGACACCTACCCCGAGTTCGGCCAGCCCGACGTCGCGACCGACGGCGGCCCGACGGGTGCCGGTGACGCGATCCGCACCGACGGCGGTGAGCCGAGCGATGCGAGGCGATCCTCGTCGGGCCTCCGGTCCGACGGCGGGAAACCGAACGGCGGACAGATCAAGATGGTCACCGCGATCGTTCGCCCCGATCGACTCGGGGCGGTCAAGCAGGCGCTGGCGGAAGCCGGCGCCCCGTCGCTGACCGTCACGAACGTCTCCGGACGCGGCTCCCAGCCCGCCAAGACGGGCCAGTGGCGCGGCGAGGAGTACACGGTCGACCTCCACCAGAAGGTCAAGATCGAGTGCGTCGTCGCGGACATCCCCGCCGAGGACGTCGTCGACGCGATCAGCGAGGGCGCCCGCACCGGCGACCCCGGCGACGGGAAGATCTTCGTCACCCCCGTCGAGGACGCCTACCAGATCCGCACCGGGAAAACCGGCTCCGACGCGGTCTGA
- a CDS encoding DMT family transporter — protein sequence MRYRTPLLFLLVAAIWGTTFPAVRAAVAVVPPVLFAALRFDATAILILGYAAVRGDRVRPRREEWAGLVAGGVLLIACHHALLFAGQQYVTSAVAAVVVATIPILTAGLSRLVLPTTSLGVVGAVGLGLGFIGTAIVADPDPGDLYTSESLGVVIIFAAALAFALGTVATQRTRTDLPVASLQGWLMLLGAPVLHVASRGLGEPQAIGWTPTVLLAFAYLVPVAGALGYLLYFDLLDRLGSVEINLVSYLLPVFAAVVGWLALDESPAATTIVGFAVVAVGFALIKRTALVRLVVGRRRGASPSIDEPVGEKE from the coding sequence ATGCGATATCGAACGCCGCTGTTGTTTCTGCTCGTCGCCGCGATCTGGGGCACGACGTTTCCGGCCGTCCGGGCCGCCGTCGCGGTCGTCCCGCCCGTGCTGTTCGCGGCGCTTCGATTCGACGCGACGGCGATTCTCATCCTGGGGTACGCCGCCGTTCGCGGCGATCGGGTTCGCCCGCGACGGGAGGAGTGGGCCGGCCTCGTCGCCGGCGGCGTCCTGCTGATCGCCTGTCACCACGCGCTGCTGTTCGCGGGCCAGCAGTACGTCACGAGCGCCGTCGCCGCCGTCGTCGTCGCGACGATCCCGATCCTGACGGCGGGGCTCTCGCGGCTGGTGCTCCCGACCACCAGCCTCGGCGTCGTCGGCGCGGTCGGCCTCGGCCTGGGCTTCATCGGAACGGCGATCGTGGCCGATCCCGATCCGGGCGACCTCTACACGAGCGAGTCGCTGGGGGTGGTCATCATCTTCGCCGCCGCGCTCGCGTTCGCGCTCGGCACGGTCGCCACCCAGCGGACCCGGACCGATCTACCGGTCGCCTCCCTCCAGGGATGGCTGATGCTGCTCGGCGCGCCCGTCCTGCACGTCGCGAGTCGCGGCCTCGGCGAACCGCAGGCGATCGGGTGGACGCCGACGGTGCTCCTCGCCTTCGCCTATCTGGTCCCCGTCGCGGGTGCGCTCGGCTACCTGCTGTACTTCGACCTGCTCGATCGGCTCGGCTCCGTCGAAATCAACCTCGTCTCGTACCTACTCCCGGTCTTCGCTGCGGTGGTCGGCTGGCTGGCGCTGGACGAGTCGCCGGCGGCGACGACGATCGTCGGCTTCGCCGTCGTCGCGGTCGGCTTCGCGCTGATCAAACGGACCGCGCTGGTGCGACTCGTCGTCGGGCGCCGGCGCGGTGCGTCGCCGTCGATCGACGAACCGGTCGGGGAGAAGGAGTGA
- a CDS encoding 4Fe-4S dicluster domain-containing protein encodes MTIDPQFHENREVVDEHNGHDVWGPVDEPEQLGIHGTHVAVDFDLCIADGACLEDCPVDVFEWVDTPGHPESEEKADPANEAQCIDCMLCVDVCPVDAIDVDAGRTA; translated from the coding sequence ATGACCATAGACCCGCAGTTTCACGAGAACCGCGAGGTAGTCGACGAACACAACGGTCACGACGTTTGGGGCCCCGTGGACGAGCCGGAACAACTCGGCATCCACGGCACGCACGTCGCGGTCGACTTCGACCTCTGTATCGCGGACGGCGCCTGTCTCGAGGACTGCCCGGTCGACGTCTTCGAGTGGGTCGACACACCGGGCCACCCGGAAAGCGAGGAGAAAGCAGATCCCGCCAACGAGGCCCAGTGTATCGACTGCATGCTCTGCGTCGACGTCTGTCCGGTCGACGCGATCGACGTCGACGCCGGTCGGACGGCCTGA